The stretch of DNA ATCGAGTTGCGCATGCGCAGCCATTACGAAGAGCGCTACGGGAAAAACTTCATTCCCAAGGACATGACCATCCAGGATTTCGGCGTCAGCTATGAAGAGCTGGAACCATTCTTCGACTATGCCGAAAAAGTCTTCGGCACCTCCGGGCAAGCCTGGACGGTGAAGGGCCAGTTGGTGGGCGAAGGCAAGGGCGGCAACCCTTACGCACCGGATCGCTCCAATCACTTCCCGCTGGAATCGCAGAAGAACACCGTCTCTGCACAGCTGTTCCAGAAGGCCGCCACGGCCGTGGGGTACAAGCCCTACAACCTGCCTTCCGCGAATACATCGGGGCCGTACACCAACCCTTACGGCGCCCAGATGGGCCCGTGCAACTTCTGCGGCTTCTGCAGCGGTTATGTCTGCTACATGTATTCCAAGGCTTCGCCGAACGTGAACATCCTGCCGGCCTTGCGCCAGGAACCCAAGTTCGAACTGCGGCCCAACTCCCACGTGCTGAAGGTCAATCTCGACAGCACCAGGAGCAAGGCGACCGGCGTGACGTATGTCGACGCCCAGGGGCGGGAATGCGAGCAGCCGGCGGACCTGGTGATCCTCGGTTCCTTCCAGTTCAACAACGTGCGCCTGATGCTGCTGTCGGGCATCGGCAAACCCTACGACCCGATCTCCGGTGAGGGCGTGGTGGGCCGCAACTTCGCCTACCAGAACATGGCCACCATCAAGGCGTTCTTCGACAAGGACGTGCACACCAACAACTTTATCGGTGCCGGCGGCAATGGCGTGGCGGTCGATGACTTCAACGCCGACAACTTCGACCATGGGCCTCACGGCTTTGTGGGCGGCTCGCCGATGTGGGTCAACCAGGCGGGCAGCCGGCCGATTGCGGGCACCTCCAACCCGCCGGGCACGCCGGCCTGGGGCAGCGCGTGGAAGCGCGCCACGGCTGATTACTACACCCATCAGGTGTCGATGGATGCCCATGGCGCCCACCAATCCTACCGTGGCAACTACCTCGACCTGGACCCGGTTTACCGCGATGCCTACGGCCTGCCGCTGCTGCGCATGACCTTCGACTGGCAGGAAAACGACATCAAGATGAACCGCTTCATGGTCGAAAAAATGAGCAAGATCGCCGAAGCGATGAACCCCAAGGCGATTGCCTTGCTGGGCAAAAAGGTGGGCGAGCACTTCAACACCGCGTCCTACCAGACCACCCACCTCAACGGTGGCGCGATCATGGGCACCGACCCGAAAACCAGTGCCTTGAACCGCTACCTGCAGTGCTGGGACGTACACAACGTGTTTGTCCCGGGCGCTTCCGCGTTCCCACAAGGCTTGGGCTACAACCCTACGGGCCTGGTGGCGGCGCTGACCTACTGGTCGGCGCGGGCAATTCGCGAGCAGTACCTGAAAAACCCCGGCCCACTGGTTCAGGCATAAGGAGCGATGACCATGAAAGCATTTGTTATCGCGTCCCTGGCTTTGTTCAGCAGCTGCTCGGTGAGTGCGGCTGAAACCGATCTGGTCAAACAGGGTGAATACCTGGCTCGCGCCGGTGACTGTGTGGCCTGCCACACCGCCAAGGGCGGCAAACCGTTCGCCGGTGGCCTGCCGATGGAAACCCCGATCGGCACCATCTACTCCACCAACATCACCCCGGACAAAACCGGCCTGGGCGACTACAGCTTCGAAGACTTCGACCAGGCCGTGCGCCATGGCGTCGCCAAGAACGGTAGTACGCTTTACCCGGCGATGCCCTACCCGTCTTACGCGCGGGTCAGCGAAAGCGACATGCAGGCGTTGTACGCGTACTTCATGAAGGGCGTGGAGCCGGTGGCGCAGGTGAACAAGGACAGCGACATTCCCTGGCCGTTGAGCATGCGCTGGCCGTTGGCCGGATGGCGCTGGATGTTTGCGCCCAAGGTCGAGGACTACCAGGCCCAGGCGGGCGCCGATCCGGTGATCAGCCGTGGCGCTTATCTGGTAGAGGGCCTTGGCCACTGCGGTGCCTGCCATACGCCACGGGCCCTGACTATGCAGGAAAAATCCCTGAGTGCGTCGGATGGCAGCGCTTTCCTGTCCGGCAGTGCGCCGCTGGAAGGCTGGATTGCCAAGAGCCTGCGGGGCGACCACAAGGACGGCCTGGGTAGCTGGAGCGAGGAGCAACTGGTGCAATTCCTCAAGACCGGGCGCAGTGATCGCAGCGCGGTGTTTGGCGGCATGAGCGACGTTGTGGTCCACAGCATGCAGTACATGTCGGAAGAGGATCTGACGGCTATCGCCCGTTACCTCAAGAGCTTGCCGGCGGTGGATCCCAAGGATCAGCCGCACCAGTACGACAAGCAGGTCGCCGACGCGCTGTGGAAGGGTGATGACAGCAAGCCGGGTGCCTCGGTGTACATCGACAACTGCGCGGCGTGCCACCGTACCGACGGCCACGGCTACACCCGCGTGTTCCCGGCGCTGGCGGGCAACCCGGTATTGCAGACGGCGGATGCGACGTCGCTGATCAACATCGTGTTGAACGGCGGCACGTTGCCGGCGACGCATACGGCACCTTCGACCTTCACCATGCCGGCGTTTGCCTGGCGGCTGTCGGATCAGGAAGTGGCGGATGTCGTCAGTTTCGTTCGGGACAGTTGGGGTAATAAGGGAGAGACTGTAAAGGCTTCGCAAGTGAAAGACTTGCGAAAAGATGCAGTAACTACCGAAGCTGATCAAACTTCAGAGAAGTAGTGTCAGTTGCCAGGTTTATAGTTTTATATATAAGCCTGGCAACTAGCCGATTAATTATCGAGGGGCGCAGCTTTTTACAAAGCTATTCGCCATGTTCAGGAAGATGGTCTTGTCCTGTTCATCGAAGTCGCCGTCGTTATCCAGGTCGGTGGTGGAGGAAGTGGTGTCGTAGTGCCCGTCCCTGTTGGAGGAAGAGGCATACATGGCGTAGGACAGTTTACCGTCGGTAAAGCGCTCCATTAATACTTCCGGGCTGTTATCTTTTTCAAAGTCTTCGCATGTAAAGCGTAGTTCATCCTGAGACATAAATATCCTGTAGGTGGTAATGAGTTAAGTTGTGATCATAGCGATGTGTTAATAACTTTATCCATGTCACATATGTCGCGATTTATTTCTTGTTTGGTTACATGTAGGAAGGTGTCATTCCGTTCGTGCGAAGGTCGATGCTAGACCGCGCCGCCCAGTGGTGCTGGTGAAAAGCGATCTTCTCGAATACTGTATATGGATACAGTTTATGAGGTCTGACTATGAATGTCCCTTTGCCGCCTCGCGGGCGCGGCACGGCCACCAACCTGCACAACCGTTTTGCGCCCACCGTCAGCGTGGCGGAAGACGACGGTTGGTATCAGGAAGTGCCACAGACCCAGGGCACCGAAGTCCGTATCGAAACCGCGAAAACCATCATTACCCGCAACAGCTCGCCGGATATCCCGTTTGACCGGGCGATCAACCCGTATCGCGGCTGCGAGCATGGTTGTATCTACTGCTATGCGCGGCCCAGTCACGCGTATTGGGACCTGTCGCCGGGGCTGGACTTCGAAACCAAGCTGATCGCCAAGACCAACGCCGCCGACGTGCTTGAGCAGCAACTGTCGAAACCGGGCTACACCTGCGCGCCGATCAACCTGGGCTCCAACACCGACCCGTACCAGCCCATCGAGCGCGAGTACAAGATCACCCGGCAAACCCTCGAAGTGCTGCTGCGCTACCGTCATCCGGTGACGATCATTACCAAGGGCTCGCTGATCCTGCGGGACCTCGACCTGCTGACCGAGTTGGCGCAGCAGCGGCTGGTGGCGGTGATGATCAGCCTCACCAGCCTGGACGATGAACTCAAGCGCATCCTCGAACCGCGCACGGCTGCGCCCAAGGCCCGGCTGCGGGCGATCCGGGTGATGCGTGAGGCGGGGATCCCGGTGGGCGTGCTGTGTTCGCCGATGATCCCGATGATCAACGACAGCGAGCTGGAAAGCCTGCTGGCCGAAGCTCATGCCGCGGGGGCACAGAGTGCGGCGTACATGATGCTGCGTTTGCCTTTGGAAGTGGCGCCGCTGTTTGAGGAATGGCTGTCGGCCCATTACCCGCAGCGCGCGGCCCATGTGATGAGCCTGGTGCGGCAGGTGCGCGGCGGTGAGGTCTACGACAGCCGCTTCGGTGTACGCATGCGTGGCGAAGGGCCGTTTGCCGATTTGCTGGCGCAACGTTTCGCCAAGGCGATCAAACGATTGGGGCTCAACCGGCGGGAAGGGTTTAATCTGGACTGCACGGCGTTTTGTCCGCCGGGCAGACAGATGGCTTTATTGTAAACTGCCGGATAAGCATACTTTTCTGTAGCAATAGTCGCGTTTTGATATCACTGAAAGCCCCGATCTAGAGCGGCTCATTCAGTTTGAGTTAAGTTTCGGCGGGTACCTTGTTCATCGAGTGACTAATGAGTCGGCGCTTCAGTTTGGGCGCCGGCCGCACTGGAAAACTCCCCTGCTCCAACCAAGAGGATGAATTATGAGTGACAAGGATAAACAGCCGTTGGCTGCGTCGGCTTCAGCCCCTCACGAGGCGGAATCCGCCGATGCAGCGCTGCAGCACATCGTTGAAGGCTTTTTGCATTTCCATAACGAGATCTTCCCCCAGCAGGAAGAGCTCTTCAAAAAACTCGCCACGGCCCAGAGCCCGCGGGCGATGTTCATTACCTGCGCCGACTCGCGCATCGTTCCCGAGCTGATCACCCATAGCTCCCCTGGGGATTTGTTCGTGACCCGTAACGTCGGTAACGTCGTGCCGCCTTATGGGCAGATGAACGGCGGTGTTTCAACGGCTATTGAGTACGCGGTACTGGCCCTTGGTGTGCAGCACATCATCATTTGCGGCCACTCCGACTGCGGCGCCATGCGCGCGGTGCTCAACCCCCAAAGCCTGGAAAAAATGCCCACGGTAAAGGCCTGGCTGCGCCACGCCGAGGTCGCCAAGACCATGGTCCAGGACAACTGCGATTGCGCCAACGAACACGAAAGCATGCACGTGCTGACCGAAGAAAACGTGATCGCCCAACTGCAGCACCTGCGCACTCATCCCTCCGTGGCCTCGCGCATGGCCAACGGGCATTTGTTTATCCATGGCTGGGTCTACGACATCGAGACCAGCGAAATCAGGGCCTACGATGCGGATCAGGCAGCGTTCCTGCCCTTGAACGGTACCCAGCCGATTCCATCCGCGACGCCTAAAGCGCGCTTCTAAAACAATCCCCTGTCGGGTAACGCGATGGCTGCCGTTCGAGCAGCCAGGCCTTGCCACGCCCGGCGAATGCCTCGGGAGAGTCATTATGCGTGCTGCTCAATTGAAAGCTGTGCTGCCACGGGAGCTGCTGGCTTCCGTGGTTGTGTTTCTGGTCGCCCTGCCGCTGTGCATGGGGATCGCCATCGCGTCCGGAATGCCTCCGGCCAAAGGCTTGATCACCGGGATCATCGGTGGCCTGGTGGTCGGTTGGCTGGCGGGGTCGCCGTTGCAAGTCAGCGGTCCGGCGGCAGGTTTGGCGGTGTTGGTGTTCGAACTGGTTCGCCAGCATGGCATGGCCATGCTCGGGCCGATCCTGTTGCTGGCGGGCTTCCTGCAATTGGTGGCCGGGCGTTTGCGCCTGGGCTGCTGGTTCCGCGTGACTGCGCCTGCAGTGGTGTACGGGATGCTGGCGGGGATCGGGGTGCTGATTGTCCTGTCGCAAGTACACGTGATGCTCGACGGTGTGCCAAAGCCCTCGGGGCTGGATAACCTTGCCGGCTTCCCTGCGGCACTGATCCAGGCGATCCCCACATTGGGCGGCGGGCTCGGCTGGCAGGCCGGTTTGCTCGGGCTGTCGACGATTATGGTGATGTGGCTGTGGGACAAGTTCCGCCCGCAAAAACTGCGCTTCGTCCCCGGCGCCCTGCTCGGCGTGGGTCTGGCGACAGCCACCAGCCTGGTGCTGGCGTTGCAGGTCAAGCGGGTGGAGGTGCCGGAAAACCTCGCGGATGCCATCGATTGGCTGCGCCCCAGCGACCTGCTGAACCTGGCGGATCCCAATCTGTTGATCGCCGCGTTCGCCGTGGCATTTATCGCCAGCGCTGAAACGCTGCTTTCGGCGGCGGCAGTCGACCGTATGCACAGTGGCCAGCGTTCCGACTTCGACAAGGAATTGTCGGCACAAGGCGTGGGCAACATGCTGTGTGGCCTGGTCGGCGCCCTGCCGATGACCGGTGTGATCGTGCGCAGTTCGGCCAACGTCCAGGCCGGCGCTACCACGCGTTTGTCGGCGATGTTCCACGGCTTGTGGCTGCTGGCGTTCGTGCTGTTGCTGTCCAGTGTGCTGCAAAGCATTCCGGTGGCAAGCCTGGCGGGTGTGCTGGTGTACACCGGGATCAAGCTCGTGGACATGAAGGCGTTTCGTGGCCTGGCGCGCTACGGGCGAATGCCGATGTTTACCTACGCGGCGACGGCGCTGGCGATCATCTTTACCGACCTGCTGACGGGTGTGTTGGTGGGCTTCGGGTTGACGCTGGTGAAGCTGGCGTTCAAGGCCTCACGCTTGAAGATAAGCCTGATCGACCTGCCGCAGGAGGGCGAGATGGAGCTGCGATTGACGGGGGCCGGGACCTTTCTCAAGGTGCCTGCATTGACCCAGGTGCTGTCGACGGTACCCGCCGGGACCACCTTGCATGTGCCGCTCAGTAACCTGAGTTATATCGACCACTCCTGCCTTGAGCTATTGGAGGAATGGGGTCGGGCCAATGCGGCCAAGGGCTCGAAGCTGATGATCGAGGCGCGGGGGTTGAAGCGCAGGTTGGAAGGACGGGTAAGAACGACGACCGGAATAGGCTCGGCGCCGTCTGTTGGCTGACGAAACCGGATCAAAATGTGGGAGCGGGCTTGCTCGCGAAGGCGCAGTGTCAGTCACTGAATGTGTTTCTGATACACCGCTTTCGCGAGCAAGCCCGCTCCCACATTGGATCTTTGCAAGCCGGCAAATCTAAGCTGGCTGGTCCAGCTCAAGACCCACGCCCAACTGCCGCGACAGGCACGGCCAGCGCTTCCAAGCCGCTTCCGTGTCCGGGCTCTTGAGCTTGTCGCGGTAGGCTTCGACCGACTCCAGCGCAAAACTCTCCTCGTTAAGCATCTCATCCACCGCGTGGTGCACCGCCTCATCCAGCTGATTGGCAAACGCCTCGCCGATCAATTGGTGGGCAATCACGTTCGCCACAGTGGTATCCAGCGGAATCAACGGCTGGCCGAAGTGCTTGATATACAGATCGTTGACCTCTTCCACCAGGCGATGCGCCAGGTAAGCCTCATCCAGCAAACCGTCCAGGCCTTCATGCCCGGCCAGGATCGCCGGCGGCTGCAGGAAGAAATGCTCGGCGATTTTCAGCACCGGTTTGATCTGGCTTTCAATACCGGCTTCGCGGGCGACATCGTTGGCCGCGTCCAGCAGATCGGGGACCTGGTCGATGTAGGCGCTTACAAAACGCGTCATCACGCCCTTGGCGTCGACGTCAGGCACGGAAATCGCCGGGTGCAGGTGCGGTAACTGAACTTCCAGCTGCTGAGCAAGCTGGCCAGTGCTGGATTCGTGTTGATGGGCACGGGAAATCTGCTCGCGCAATGCGGCGGTGTTCATGAAAGCTCCAGTGATGCAGGCGTAGGAAATAGGGAGAGCATAAGGTAGCTCGTTTATACGAGAGCCTAAGACGCATTTGTCATAATTATTTCATGGTTATGCGCTGGCGTTATATCAAATTGCCATCGTTCGTCGGATAACGCGCGCCACCGGTCCTGTTGTGTGGTCCGTTTCCTCATTTTCGTTCATTTGCCCGATCACATTGCGGGGTGGCGGTCGCTGTCTATACTCGATTTTGTACGCAATTAGCTGATGACGCCCGACTGCATGAGCAGGCAAGGCCTGGCGGTTGTAAGCAGTATGGAAGCCGCTCCCTTGGCCGCAGGTGCAAACCGGCGGGATAACAAGAATGATAAGGGGAACCCGCAATGACGCGACATCCACATGTTTGGATGGGCCTCCTGTTGTGGTCAGTATTCGGCCAGGCGCAAGCCGCCTGGACAACGAATATGGCGCCAGGGGCCACTGAAGTCAGTCACGCCGTGTTTGACCTGCACATGACCATTTTCTGGATTTGTGTGGCGATTGGCATCGTCGTGTTTGGCGCGATGTTCTGGTCGATGATCGTTCACCGGCGCTCCACGGGACAGGTGGCAGCCAAGTTCCACGAGAGTACGACGGTGGAGATTCTCTGGACCGTGGTGCCCTTGCTGATCCTGGTGGCGATGGCCATTCCGGCCACCAAGACGCTGATCAACATCTACGACAGCACTGAGTCGGATATCGATATCCAGGTCACCGGCTACCAGTGGAAGTGGCATTACAAATACCTGGGCCAGGATGTCGAGTTCTTCAGCAACCTGGCCACGCCCGCCGAGCAGATCCATAACCAGGCCGTCAAAGGCGAGCATTACCTGTTGGAAGTCGACCAGCCGCTGGTGCTGCCGGTGGGCGCCAAGGTGCGTTTCCTGGTGACCGCTGCAGACGTGATTCACTCCTGGTGGGTGCCGGCGTTTGCGGTGAAGCGTGATGCGATTCCCGGCTTCGTCAACGAGGCCTGGACCCGCATCGAAAAGCCCGGCATCTATCGCGGCCAGTGCGCTGAACTGTGCGGCAAGGACCACGGCTTCATGCCCATCGTGGTGGAGGTCAAATCCAAGGCCGACTACGACACCTGGCTCGGCGAGCGTAAGGAAGAGGCCGCCAAGCTCAAGGAGCTGACCTCCAAGGAATGGACCCTGGATGAGCTGGTGGCTCGTGGCGACAAGATCTACCACACCACCTGCGTCGCCTGTCACCAGGCCGAAGGCCAGGGCCTGCCGCCGATGTTCCCGGCGCTCAAGGGCTCACCTATTGCCACCGGGCCCAAGGAAGACCACCTGCACCGCGTGTACTTCGGCAAGCCCGGCACCGCCATGGCGGCGTTCGGCAAGCAACTGTCGGAAGTCGATATCGCGGCGGTCGTGACCTATGAACGTAACGCCTGGGGCAACAACAAAGGCGACATGGTCACGCCTAAAGACGTGCTGGCTCTGAAACAGGCGGAAAGCAAATGACTTCCTTCATTGCATATTCCCTGAACCGTCCCGCCCACTCGTTCGCAGGAGAAAGGCCATGAGCGCTGTGATCGATGACCACGGTCATGCCGGTGACCACGCTCACGGCCCCGCCAAGGGCCTGATGCGTTGGGTACTGACCACCAACCACAAAGACATCGGCACGATGTACCTGTGGTTCAGCTTCTGCATGTTCCTGCTTGGTGGCTCGTTTGCCATGGTGATCCGTGCCGAGCTGTTCCAGCCGGGTTTACAGATCGTCGAGCCGGCGTTCTTCAATCAGATGACCACCATGCACGGCCTGGTGATGGTGTTCGGTGCGGTGATGCCAGCGTTTGTCGGCCTGGCCAACTGGATGATCCCGTTGATGATCGGCGCGCCCGACATGGCCCTGCCGCGCATGAACAACTTCAGTTTCTGGCTGTTGCCGGCGGCGTTCCTGATGCTGGTTTCCACCCTGTTCATGCCCGGCGGCGGGCCGAACTTCGGCTGGACCTTCTACGCCCCGCTCTCCACCACTTACGCGCCGGAAAGCGTGACGTTCTTCATCTTCGCCATCCACTTGATGGGCATCAGTTCGATCATGGGCGCGATCAACGTCATCGCCACCATCCTCAACCTGCGCGCCCCCGGCATGACGTTGATGAAAATGCCGCTGTTCGTCTGGACCTGGCTGATCACCGCGTTCCTGCTGATCGCGGTGATGCCGGTACTGGCGGGCTGCGTGACCATGATGCTGATGGACATCCACTTCGGCACCAGCTTCTTCAGTGCCGCCGGTGGTGGTGACCCGGTGCTGTTCCAGCATGTGTTCTGGTTCTTCGGCCACCCCGAGGTGTACATCATGATCCTGCCGGCGTTCGGTGCCGTCAGCTCGATCATCCCGACCTTCTCGCGCAAGCCGCTGTTCGGCTACACCTCGATGGTGTACGCCACGGCGAGCATCGCGTTCCTGTCGTTCATCGTGTGGGCGCACCACATGTTCGTGGTGGGCATCCCGCTGGTGGGCGAGCTGTTCTTCATGTACGCCACGCTGCTGATCGCGGTGCCCACGGGCGTGAAAGTGTTCAACTGGGTCAGCACCATGTGGCAAGGCTCGCTGACCTTCGAGACGCCGATGCTGTTCGCGGTGGCCTTCGTGATTCTGTTCACCATCGGCGGTTTCTCCGGGCTGATGCTGGCCATCGCCCCGGCGGACTTCCAGTACCACGACACCTACTTCGTGGTGGCGCACTTCCATTACGTACTGGTGCCTGGGGCGATCTTCGGGATCTTCGCCTCGGCCTACTACTGGCTGCCGAAATGGACCGGCCACATGTACGACGAAACCCTGGGCAAGCTGCACTTCTGGCTGTCGTTCGTGGGGATGAACATGGCGTTCTTCCCGATGCACTTCGTAGGGCTTGCCGGCATGCCGCGTCGGGTGCCGGACTACAACCTGCAGTTCGCCGACTTCAACATGGTCTCCTCCATCGGTGCCTTCACCTTTGGCGCGACGCAGATCTTCTTCCTGTTCATCGTCATCAAGTGCATTCGTGGCGGCCCGCCTGCGCCGGCCAAGCCGTGGGATGGCGCCGAAGGGCTGGAGTGGAGCATTCCTTCGCCCGCGCCGTACCACACCTTCACCACGCCGCCGGAGGTCAAATGAACACCTCCCTATCCTGTGGGAGCTGGCTTGCCTGCGATGGCATCACTTCGGTGTACCTGAAAGACCGAGTTGCCAGCATCGCAGGCAAGCCAGCTCCCACAGAAAGGCCATTCACAGAACATTCATTCGCAGGTGGCCGCCATGCTTGAGTCCGTGCCTATCAAGCGCCTGGTCACGCGCCTGCTGATCCTGGTGGTGGCGATGTTCGCCTTCGGCTTTGCCCTGGTGCCGATCTACGACGTGATGTGCAAGGCGTTCGGCATCAATGGCAAGACCGCCGGGCAGTACGAAGGCGAGCAGGTGGTGGACCCGACGCGGCAGGTGCGGGTGCAGTTCCTGTCCACCAATGCCATCGATATGGTCTGGGAATTCCACTCCAAGGCCGACGAGGTGGTGGTCAATCCCGGCGCAGTCACCGAGATGCTGTTCGTGGCCTACAACCCCACCGACAAGGCGATGACCGCCCAGGCGGTGCCGAGCATTTCGCCGGCCGAGGCGGCGATGTACTTCCACAAGACCGAGTGTTTTTGCTTCACCCAGCAAGTGCTACAGCCAGGTCAGCGCATAGAGATGCCGGTGCGCTTCATTGTCGACCGCGACATGCCGAAGGATGTGAAGCATTTGACCCTGGCGTACACGCTGTTCGATATCACCGCGCGCCAACCGCCCGTGGCTGTCCATACCGGCGGCTAGGCGTTGCTTGCGGGCTCGATTAGGAGAACGAATACATGTCGACTCATGATACGTACTACGTACCAGCACAGAGCAAATGGCCAATAATTGCCACGCTGGGCATGCTGATTACGGTGGTCGGGCTGGCTACCTGGTTTAACGATTTGAAGGCCGCGCGCCCGGAATCCCACGGCCCGCTGATCTTTTTCGTCGGGGGCCTGCTGCTGGCCTACATGATGTTTGGCTGGTTCGGCGCGGTGATCAAGGAAAGCCGCGCCGGTTTGTACAGTTCACAGATGGACCGCTCCTTTCGCTGGGGCATGACCTGGTTCATCTTTTCCGAAGTGATGTTCTTCATCGCTTTTTTCGGTGCGCTGTTTTATGTGCGGCACATGTCGGCGCCGTGGTTGGCGGGCGAAGGCCACAAGGGCATCGCGCACATGCTGTGGCCGAACTTCGAATTCGCCTGGCCGCTGCTGAACAATCCGGACCCGAAAATGTTTCCGGCGCCCAAGGGCACCATCAGCCCCTGGGGCTTGCCGCTGATCAACACGATCTTGCTGGTCAGTTCCAGCGTGACCATCACCATCGCCCACCACGCCTTGCGCAAAGGCCATCGCGGCGCGCTGAAGATCTGGCTGGCGATCACCGTGTTGCTGGGTTGGGCGTTTCTCGGGTTTCAGGCCGAGGAATACATCCATGCCTATAAGGAGTTGGGCCTGACCCTGGGTTCTGGCGTGTACGGCGCGACCTTCTTCATGCTCACCGGCTTCCACGGTGCCCACGTGACCATCGGCACGATCATTTTGTTTGTGATGCTGATGCGCATCCTGAAGGGGCATTTCAACAACGAACACCAGTTCGGGTTCGAGGCGGCCAGTTGGTATTGGCACTTTGTGGACGTGGTGTGGATCGGGCTGTTTTTCTTCGTTTACGTGCTTTGAGGTGTTTCACCAGGGCGCATGAGATACCAGTTGGCCGCTGAAGAAACCCCAGGTGATCAACCCCAGGGTGATCACGGCCAGCACCACACGCACGGTCAAGGCAGTGACGAGGCGGTTGGAGTTGCCCTCGTCCTTGACCAGGAAGAACAAGCCACTGAACAGGCTCACGACGGTAGCAATCAGCATCAGGGCAATGGCTGCTTTGAGCATGGTGGGCTCCGGGGCTCTTTTTTGGAGGGGGCGAGCAATGAGATTCAGTATAGCCAGCGCAGCACCGACCTCTGCGGCAATGCCATGAAACCCTTCCGCCCCGGTATTGCGCCGACGCTGGTGGTACTCGTGCTGCTGCCGTTACTGGTATTTCTCGGCTTTTGGCAGCTGTCTCGCGGTCACGAAAAACAGGCGCTGCTGGACACTTACGCCGAGCGCCGCGCTGCCGAGCCCATGAGCAGTACGCAACTGCAGGCCACCGAAGATCCGGCGTTCCGTCGTGTGCATTTGCGCGGGCAGTTCGATGCCGAGCACAGCGTGTTGCTGGATAACCGCTTTCGCGACGGCAAGGTCGGTGTGGAGCTACTGCAACCTTTCCATGATCAGGCCAGCGGCGAGTGGCTGTTGCTCAATCGTGGCTGGCTGCCCTGGCCGGACCGCCGTGCACCGCCGGTTTTCACCACTCCCGAACAACTGTTGAATCTCGATGCCTGGGTCTATGTGGCGCCTGGCGAGACCTTCCAGTTGCATGCCGATCCGGCGGGCGCACAGTGGCCACGATTGTTGACCGCGCTGCATCCCGCAGCGCTGTGGACCGAGTTGGGCCGCAGCGGATTCGCCTATGAAGTGCGGGCTGAAGCGGGCCCTGGCACTTTCGAAACCAACTGGCCCGTGGTCGCCATGGGCCCGGAAAAACACCTGGGCTATGCCGTGCAGTGGTTCGCCATGGCGGTGGCGCTGTTCGGCCTTTACCTCTACCTCGGATGGCACAACACAAAAAAGGAGAAGCGCCATGGGAGCGGCCATGAATCCACTCAACATGTCTGACACGCCGGCAGCGCCCAATCGGCGCAAGGGCCGCTGGCAACTGATCCTGATCCTGCTGATGGTGGTCGGCCCGATGGTGCTCGCCACCTTTATGTACAAATTGCAGTTCTGGGTGCCGGACAGCCGCAGCTACCACGGCGAGATGATCGGCAATGGCCAGACCCGTGCCGACATTGGCGTGCAGGCTGACGAAGACCGCTGGCAACTGCTGGTCACCGCGCCCACCGCCTGCGCCGCCGACTGCCAGCAACTGGTGTACCTCGCACGCCAACTCCAGATCGGCCTGGGCCGTGATGCCTCCCGCGCCAGCCACGCCCTGGCCAGTGCGCAGCCGGTCAGCACCGCGTATGACGCCAAACTCAAGGCCGAATACCCGCAACTGCAACGCTATTCCCTGGACCTGTCGACCTTCAACAAAGACGCCGCCGCCCAAGGCAGCGGCGATGCCCAGC from Pseudomonas sp. NC02 encodes:
- a CDS encoding carbonic anhydrase, encoding MSDKDKQPLAASASAPHEAESADAALQHIVEGFLHFHNEIFPQQEELFKKLATAQSPRAMFITCADSRIVPELITHSSPGDLFVTRNVGNVVPPYGQMNGGVSTAIEYAVLALGVQHIIICGHSDCGAMRAVLNPQSLEKMPTVKAWLRHAEVAKTMVQDNCDCANEHESMHVLTEENVIAQLQHLRTHPSVASRMANGHLFIHGWVYDIETSEIRAYDADQAAFLPLNGTQPIPSATPKARF
- a CDS encoding cytochrome c, with the translated sequence MKAFVIASLALFSSCSVSAAETDLVKQGEYLARAGDCVACHTAKGGKPFAGGLPMETPIGTIYSTNITPDKTGLGDYSFEDFDQAVRHGVAKNGSTLYPAMPYPSYARVSESDMQALYAYFMKGVEPVAQVNKDSDIPWPLSMRWPLAGWRWMFAPKVEDYQAQAGADPVISRGAYLVEGLGHCGACHTPRALTMQEKSLSASDGSAFLSGSAPLEGWIAKSLRGDHKDGLGSWSEEQLVQFLKTGRSDRSAVFGGMSDVVVHSMQYMSEEDLTAIARYLKSLPAVDPKDQPHQYDKQVADALWKGDDSKPGASVYIDNCAACHRTDGHGYTRVFPALAGNPVLQTADATSLINIVLNGGTLPATHTAPSTFTMPAFAWRLSDQEVADVVSFVRDSWGNKGETVKASQVKDLRKDAVTTEADQTSEK
- a CDS encoding GMC family oxidoreductase, whose product is MATIMKKVDAVIVGFGWTGAIMAKELTEAGLNVVALERGPMQDTYPDGNYPQVIDELTYSVRKKLFQDISKETVTIRHSVNDVAMPNRQLGAFLPGNGVGGAGLHWSGVHFRVDPIELRMRSHYEERYGKNFIPKDMTIQDFGVSYEELEPFFDYAEKVFGTSGQAWTVKGQLVGEGKGGNPYAPDRSNHFPLESQKNTVSAQLFQKAATAVGYKPYNLPSANTSGPYTNPYGAQMGPCNFCGFCSGYVCYMYSKASPNVNILPALRQEPKFELRPNSHVLKVNLDSTRSKATGVTYVDAQGRECEQPADLVILGSFQFNNVRLMLLSGIGKPYDPISGEGVVGRNFAYQNMATIKAFFDKDVHTNNFIGAGGNGVAVDDFNADNFDHGPHGFVGGSPMWVNQAGSRPIAGTSNPPGTPAWGSAWKRATADYYTHQVSMDAHGAHQSYRGNYLDLDPVYRDAYGLPLLRMTFDWQENDIKMNRFMVEKMSKIAEAMNPKAIALLGKKVGEHFNTASYQTTHLNGGAIMGTDPKTSALNRYLQCWDVHNVFVPGASAFPQGLGYNPTGLVAALTYWSARAIREQYLKNPGPLVQA
- a CDS encoding PA0069 family radical SAM protein, whose product is MNVPLPPRGRGTATNLHNRFAPTVSVAEDDGWYQEVPQTQGTEVRIETAKTIITRNSSPDIPFDRAINPYRGCEHGCIYCYARPSHAYWDLSPGLDFETKLIAKTNAADVLEQQLSKPGYTCAPINLGSNTDPYQPIEREYKITRQTLEVLLRYRHPVTIITKGSLILRDLDLLTELAQQRLVAVMISLTSLDDELKRILEPRTAAPKARLRAIRVMREAGIPVGVLCSPMIPMINDSELESLLAEAHAAGAQSAAYMMLRLPLEVAPLFEEWLSAHYPQRAAHVMSLVRQVRGGEVYDSRFGVRMRGEGPFADLLAQRFAKAIKRLGLNRREGFNLDCTAFCPPGRQMALL